From Granulicella sp. WH15, the proteins below share one genomic window:
- a CDS encoding glycosyltransferase family 1 protein — translation MTPDSSQFITHEPALVVNGRYRVHRITGVQRYAHEIVSRLGSNVEISSPRSAKGAVGHLWEQTMLPWVAGDRVLWSPCGSGPLAYGRQVVTFHDLFPLEHPEWYSPAYAKWYAFAMPRLAARALRLIAVSEFTKSRLVKLLGRDPETITVVHNGSQMIDRASDTQVNEARIALKLPTRRYVLSLSSQESRKNLSGILKAWSMVQQWLPADVWLVLAGPSVDQSVYGKQQVDVPMSRVLFTGYVPEEHLAGLYSGASLFVFPSLEEGFGLPLLEAMACGVRCITSNTSSLPEVGGDVVDYVNPLDSRELAQKMLHRLTTDSTPQVLSRRCSAQRSSLGTPPHARRSMY, via the coding sequence ATGACGCCTGACAGCTCACAGTTCATCACGCACGAGCCCGCTCTGGTCGTGAACGGCCGCTACCGCGTGCATCGCATCACCGGCGTGCAGCGCTACGCGCACGAGATCGTCTCGCGGCTCGGCAGCAACGTCGAGATCAGCAGCCCACGCTCCGCCAAGGGCGCGGTCGGCCACCTGTGGGAGCAGACCATGCTGCCGTGGGTCGCAGGCGACCGTGTTCTCTGGTCCCCATGCGGCTCCGGCCCGCTGGCTTACGGTCGGCAGGTTGTAACCTTTCATGATCTTTTTCCGCTCGAGCATCCCGAGTGGTACAGCCCCGCGTATGCGAAGTGGTACGCATTCGCCATGCCCCGTCTGGCCGCGCGTGCGCTGCGTCTCATCGCAGTCTCGGAGTTCACAAAGTCGCGCCTGGTCAAGCTGCTGGGACGCGATCCCGAGACCATCACCGTGGTGCATAACGGCTCGCAGATGATCGACCGCGCCAGCGATACACAGGTCAACGAGGCACGGATCGCGCTGAAGCTGCCCACGCGCCGCTACGTACTGAGCCTCTCTTCGCAGGAGAGCCGCAAGAACCTCAGCGGCATCCTGAAGGCCTGGTCGATGGTGCAGCAGTGGCTACCCGCGGATGTATGGCTCGTACTAGCCGGGCCGTCGGTAGATCAGTCGGTCTACGGCAAACAGCAGGTAGATGTACCGATGTCGCGCGTGCTCTTCACCGGCTACGTGCCCGAGGAGCATCTTGCCGGACTCTACTCGGGCGCATCGCTCTTCGTCTTCCCGTCGCTTGAAGAGGGCTTCGGGCTGCCGCTGCTCGAGGCGATGGCCTGCGGTGTTCGCTGCATCACCTCGAACACCTCGTCGCTTCCCGAGGTCGGCGGCGACGTCGTCGACTATGTGAACCCGCTCGACAGCCGCGAGCTTGCGCAGAAGATGCTGCACCGGCTGACGACCGATTCAACCCCACAAGTTTTATCCCGGCGATGCAGCGCGCAGCGCAGTTCACTTGGGACTCCGCCGCACGCAAGACGCTCGATGTACTGA
- a CDS encoding sterol desaturase family protein: protein MASTILAVRSALAVVARHIPTTIFTFMIVGAILYCVHVRKRNENLSLAGFFRFCFPVEHWFTSSTRVDVVIYLISKVTQKVVTLGCQLGMTLLVSWIVLGFKNHFHLTAPFHESFLALAIIVVLVFLLTDFAEFLSHYVQHRIPMLWEFHKVHHSATFLTPFTTTRFHPIGNLIDGIFMSTFIIPAVVVAELCFNLSLVRIVELNAMVELFFTFTLLRQLQHSHFRISFGPLDRIFISPLMHHVHHSAKHEHWDKNFGSRLSVWDWLFGSAFLLPKSEPVRFGLGTIEDERGDYSTVKACYVRPMTGFYQLLKAEILHSIAEDRPELAKRIEAEQHEPALSRAS, encoded by the coding sequence ATGGCGTCAACTATTCTGGCCGTTCGATCCGCTCTCGCGGTGGTCGCGAGGCACATTCCGACCACCATCTTCACCTTTATGATCGTCGGCGCGATTCTCTATTGCGTCCATGTCCGGAAGAGGAATGAGAACCTGTCGCTGGCAGGCTTCTTCCGCTTCTGCTTCCCCGTGGAGCACTGGTTTACCAGCTCCACGCGGGTAGATGTCGTCATCTACCTCATCTCGAAGGTGACGCAGAAGGTCGTGACCCTGGGCTGCCAGTTGGGTATGACCCTGCTGGTCTCCTGGATAGTGCTTGGGTTCAAAAATCACTTCCACCTGACGGCTCCGTTCCACGAGAGCTTCCTCGCGCTCGCCATTATTGTCGTGTTGGTCTTCCTGCTGACCGACTTCGCGGAGTTCCTGAGCCACTACGTCCAGCACCGGATTCCCATGCTGTGGGAGTTTCACAAGGTCCATCACTCCGCCACTTTTCTGACGCCTTTTACCACCACGCGGTTCCATCCCATCGGCAACCTGATCGACGGCATCTTCATGTCGACCTTCATCATCCCCGCCGTAGTCGTAGCGGAACTTTGCTTCAACCTGAGCCTGGTCCGGATCGTGGAGCTCAACGCGATGGTCGAGCTTTTTTTCACCTTTACCCTTCTGCGCCAGTTGCAGCACTCGCACTTCCGGATCAGCTTTGGTCCTCTGGATAGAATCTTCATCAGCCCGCTCATGCATCATGTCCACCACAGCGCCAAGCACGAGCACTGGGACAAGAACTTCGGCTCCCGGCTCTCTGTCTGGGATTGGCTCTTCGGCAGCGCCTTCCTGCTTCCCAAGTCCGAGCCCGTACGCTTTGGGCTGGGTACGATAGAAGACGAACGGGGCGACTACTCGACGGTCAAAGCCTGCTATGTGCGCCCGATGACCGGCTTCTACCAACTGCTGAAGGCCGAGATTCTGCACAGCATCGCGGAGGACCGGCCCGAGCTGGCCAAGCGGATCGAAGCCGAGCAGCACGAGCCTGCGCTTTCTCGCGCCAGCTAA
- a CDS encoding polysaccharide biosynthesis tyrosine autokinase, with protein MESRPSFANNALTPSQRLRERLYLPEPLDQLPSPLEVEAPEQVLSIGHYAWLLRRHAWKIAIAVTVCTTLAGVAAYTMTPVFESTARVAIDMKTPASVLGEPTVAGSASDAEQVFNTELQLIQSDAVLRPVAERFHLVSNTPTKKMPAGMTPADASISLSKMSVVHPPNTFLIDISYRSPDPRLAADVANAVAHSYISHGMETRAHSSVEQTAFMEKQIAELKKNMDNSAIALEAYQRRLGIINPDEKTSMLASRLLQLNTQYTDAANDRIRKEASYRALESGSQAAAIEVSTQAADLAKLTDTMHVAQQKMETIKAIYGPNYIEYKRAANELAEATREYNDTKTSIAKRMQVDYEEAKSRESMLLAELTRAKSESDAVNSNTIDYQQLKNEAEANKTLYNELFRKVKEAGMNGSFQGSASRIADEARPQIHPVFPNKMVFIFLGFLFSSVVSLIVVIVSDMFDKSLRDPDQARRALGTEIIGVLPHVHTFGPITSRSELALVSSLPFRKSQTDWFNSTEFYDESIDTLLTSILIDPREKPLHSILVTSAAPGEGKSSCVAHMAAAFARHGHRTLLIDADLRRPSQQRHFGLDRRKKGLSDAIATKEPLSAIRQNVDGYDNLHVVTAGSSDPQLYNQVGKKVEEILRFARRDYEMIFIDAPPMLCFAETIQLACAADGVLVVSHAGQTNQRDVQGVLATLRRLRACTLGVVLNRVHHNMSSNYGSYKAYRGYLEGTVENVA; from the coding sequence ATGGAATCTCGTCCTTCGTTCGCCAATAACGCACTGACTCCCTCGCAGCGGCTTCGAGAGCGCCTCTACCTTCCCGAGCCTCTCGATCAGTTGCCCTCGCCGCTTGAAGTCGAAGCGCCGGAGCAGGTGCTCTCGATCGGTCACTACGCGTGGCTGCTGCGCCGACATGCGTGGAAGATCGCCATCGCTGTGACCGTCTGCACCACGCTGGCCGGAGTCGCCGCGTACACCATGACACCGGTCTTCGAGTCGACGGCGCGTGTCGCCATCGATATGAAGACGCCCGCCTCCGTACTCGGCGAGCCCACCGTGGCCGGCAGCGCCAGCGATGCGGAGCAGGTCTTCAACACCGAGCTGCAGCTCATCCAGTCCGACGCCGTGCTGAGGCCGGTGGCCGAACGCTTCCACCTGGTCAGCAACACGCCGACGAAGAAGATGCCCGCAGGCATGACGCCCGCCGACGCGTCGATCTCGCTGAGCAAGATGAGCGTGGTGCATCCGCCGAACACCTTCCTGATCGACATCAGCTATCGCTCGCCCGACCCGCGGCTCGCAGCCGATGTCGCCAATGCTGTGGCGCACTCGTACATCTCGCATGGCATGGAGACGCGCGCGCACTCCTCGGTCGAGCAGACGGCCTTCATGGAAAAGCAGATCGCCGAGCTGAAGAAGAACATGGATAACTCCGCGATTGCGCTGGAGGCGTATCAGCGGCGGCTGGGTATCATCAACCCCGATGAGAAGACCAGCATGTTGGCCTCTCGCCTGCTGCAACTGAACACGCAGTACACTGACGCGGCCAACGATCGCATCCGCAAGGAGGCTTCCTACCGCGCGCTCGAGTCCGGCTCCCAGGCCGCCGCCATTGAGGTCTCGACGCAGGCTGCCGATCTCGCCAAGCTGACCGATACCATGCACGTCGCGCAGCAGAAGATGGAGACGATCAAGGCCATCTACGGGCCGAACTACATCGAGTACAAGCGCGCCGCCAACGAGCTCGCCGAAGCCACGCGTGAGTACAACGACACCAAAACCAGCATCGCCAAGCGGATGCAGGTGGACTACGAAGAAGCCAAGAGCCGCGAGTCCATGCTGCTCGCCGAGCTGACGCGGGCCAAGAGCGAGTCCGATGCGGTCAACAGCAACACCATCGACTACCAGCAGTTGAAGAACGAGGCCGAAGCCAACAAGACTCTCTACAACGAGCTCTTCCGCAAGGTGAAAGAAGCGGGCATGAACGGCAGCTTCCAGGGCAGCGCCAGCCGCATCGCCGACGAGGCCCGCCCGCAGATTCACCCGGTCTTCCCGAACAAGATGGTCTTCATCTTCCTCGGCTTCCTCTTCTCGTCAGTCGTCTCGCTCATCGTGGTGATCGTCTCCGATATGTTCGATAAGAGCCTGCGCGATCCCGACCAGGCACGGCGCGCACTCGGCACCGAGATCATCGGCGTGCTGCCGCATGTACATACCTTCGGTCCCATCACATCGCGCTCCGAGCTGGCACTGGTCTCGAGCCTGCCCTTCCGCAAGTCGCAGACCGACTGGTTCAACTCCACCGAGTTCTACGACGAGTCCATCGACACGTTGCTGACCTCAATCCTCATCGACCCGCGCGAGAAGCCGCTGCACTCGATTCTCGTCACCAGCGCGGCACCCGGTGAGGGCAAGTCCTCCTGCGTGGCGCACATGGCTGCGGCCTTTGCGCGGCACGGCCATCGCACTCTGCTGATCGACGCCGATCTGCGGCGTCCCTCGCAGCAGCGCCACTTCGGGCTGGACCGGCGCAAGAAGGGTCTCTCCGACGCGATTGCAACGAAGGAGCCGCTCAGCGCCATCCGCCAGAATGTGGACGGCTACGACAACCTGCACGTCGTCACCGCGGGCAGCTCCGACCCGCAGCTCTACAACCAGGTGGGCAAGAAGGTCGAAGAGATCCTGCGGTTTGCGCGCAGGGACTACGAGATGATCTTCATCGACGCCCCGCCCATGCTCTGCTTCGCCGAGACCATTCAACTGGCCTGCGCGGCCGATGGCGTGCTCGTCGTAAGCCACGCGGGACAGACCAACCAGCGCGATGTACAGGGCGTGCTGGCCACGCTGCGCCGCCTGCGCGCCTGCACGCTGGGCGTGGTTCTCAACCGCGTACACCACAACATGAGCTCCAACTACGGCTCTTACAAGGCCTATCGCGGCTACCTCGAGGGCACGGTCGAGAACGTCGCCTAA
- a CDS encoding PBP1A family penicillin-binding protein, which produces MKSLYTDELPTKLSAQQRWKQFLDRVTLRGPDFSTRRKAIRSTFITLLGLSAVFGALSGLTLIYSIDLPQMDELERYRPNTTTDLLDIHGRLIGSFAQERRVVVPYSDLPVNLREAILSIEDKSFESNWGVNPLRTLAAAYTDIQSKGRAQGASTLTMQLTRNLFLSSQKTFGRKLQEIFLSLQIERRFTKQQIFSLYANQIYLGHGTYGFEAGAEFYFSKHVKDLTLPECALLAALPKGPEAYSPIKYPDRALRRRNLVLSEMLEDHKITQAQADAARDAPLGLNIQTPPNSLAPYFVEEVRRQLEKEYGVEEVHGAGLKVYTTLDLDLQQVANHAVLNGVAAYERRHGWKGRLQNVIDAGLDPVAYQHPDWTQTVAAGDYIHAMVTQIAVRQMTVRFGTQTATIAGDDWAWAQQYDGRKLVRVGDLVYIRIEHLGDKDGVAKASLQQDSGAQGSMMAIDNSSGEVMAMVGGRDYALSQFNRATQAQRQVGSSFKPYVYTAAIEAGAKPMDPIVDAPTTFSTPSGPYTPRNYEHNYAGSMTLADAFAQSRNIPALRLADRVGIRKVIEVAHRFGITSKMPMFLPVAIGSADITLAEQVGAYTVFPNDGLRIAPHYIRKVTQADGIPLDEKKPEVTEVISVETARSMMVLLKAVVQYGTGAAASSLGHPFGGKTGTTNDFTDAWFIGFSPSVTCGTWIGFDDRTSLGKGEQGAKAALPMWMEFMKAAIADRPDEYFPKDGAPKKVLAVPVTPAGQGDTPSLNEQDETAPGGQVVVPTAPTVNGVPTAPTGSKPAVETPERTGVAHPPPA; this is translated from the coding sequence GTGAAGAGTCTTTACACTGACGAGCTGCCGACAAAGCTCTCTGCCCAGCAGCGGTGGAAGCAGTTCCTCGACCGGGTAACTCTGCGCGGGCCGGACTTCTCCACCCGCAGGAAGGCCATTCGTTCAACCTTCATCACGCTGCTCGGTCTCTCCGCCGTCTTTGGAGCACTCTCCGGCCTCACGCTTATCTACTCCATCGACCTGCCGCAGATGGACGAGCTGGAGCGCTACCGTCCCAATACCACCACCGACCTGCTCGACATCCACGGCCGTCTGATCGGCTCGTTCGCCCAGGAGCGCCGCGTGGTGGTGCCGTACTCCGACCTGCCGGTCAATCTGCGCGAGGCCATCCTCTCCATCGAAGACAAGAGCTTCGAGTCGAACTGGGGCGTCAACCCGCTGCGCACGCTGGCGGCGGCCTACACCGATATCCAGTCCAAGGGCCGGGCGCAGGGCGCGTCCACCCTGACCATGCAGCTCACGCGCAACCTCTTCCTCTCTTCGCAGAAGACCTTCGGGCGCAAGTTGCAGGAGATCTTCCTCTCGCTCCAGATCGAGCGCCGCTTCACCAAGCAGCAGATATTTTCCCTCTATGCGAACCAGATCTACCTTGGCCACGGCACCTACGGGTTCGAGGCCGGGGCTGAGTTCTACTTTTCCAAGCACGTCAAAGACCTGACCCTGCCAGAGTGCGCGCTGCTGGCGGCGCTGCCCAAGGGGCCGGAGGCCTACTCGCCCATCAAGTACCCGGACCGCGCCCTGCGCCGCCGCAACCTGGTTCTGAGCGAGATGCTGGAAGACCACAAGATCACTCAGGCACAAGCCGATGCAGCCAGAGATGCCCCCTTGGGCCTGAACATCCAGACCCCTCCGAACAGCCTCGCACCCTATTTTGTGGAGGAGGTCCGGCGTCAGCTCGAGAAGGAGTACGGAGTCGAGGAGGTGCATGGCGCGGGGTTGAAGGTCTACACCACGCTCGACCTGGACCTGCAGCAGGTTGCCAACCATGCCGTGCTGAACGGGGTAGCGGCCTACGAGCGCCGTCACGGCTGGAAGGGGCGTCTCCAGAACGTGATCGACGCGGGCCTCGACCCGGTGGCCTACCAGCACCCGGACTGGACCCAGACCGTGGCCGCGGGCGACTACATCCACGCCATGGTGACGCAGATTGCGGTACGGCAGATGACGGTGCGCTTCGGTACTCAGACCGCCACCATCGCGGGCGACGATTGGGCCTGGGCTCAGCAGTACGACGGCCGCAAGCTGGTGCGCGTGGGCGACCTGGTGTACATCCGGATCGAGCATCTGGGCGACAAAGACGGCGTTGCCAAGGCCTCGCTGCAACAGGACTCCGGCGCGCAGGGCTCCATGATGGCCATCGACAACTCCAGCGGCGAGGTGATGGCGATGGTGGGCGGGCGCGACTACGCGCTCTCGCAGTTCAACCGCGCCACCCAGGCGCAGCGGCAGGTCGGCTCGTCGTTCAAGCCGTACGTGTACACGGCGGCCATCGAGGCGGGAGCCAAGCCGATGGACCCCATCGTAGACGCGCCGACGACCTTCTCCACGCCCAGCGGGCCGTACACGCCGCGCAACTACGAGCACAACTATGCGGGTTCGATGACGCTGGCCGACGCCTTTGCCCAGTCGCGCAACATCCCGGCGCTGCGGCTGGCGGACCGCGTGGGCATCCGCAAGGTGATCGAAGTGGCACATCGCTTCGGCATCACCAGCAAGATGCCCATGTTCCTGCCGGTAGCTATCGGCTCGGCGGATATCACTCTGGCCGAACAGGTGGGGGCCTACACGGTCTTTCCCAACGACGGGCTGCGCATCGCGCCGCACTACATCCGCAAGGTGACGCAGGCGGACGGCATTCCGCTGGACGAGAAGAAGCCCGAGGTGACGGAGGTGATCTCGGTGGAGACGGCCCGGTCGATGATGGTGCTGCTGAAGGCGGTGGTGCAGTACGGCACGGGCGCGGCGGCGTCTTCTCTGGGGCATCCCTTCGGCGGCAAGACGGGCACGACCAACGACTTTACCGACGCGTGGTTCATCGGGTTCTCGCCGTCGGTGACCTGCGGAACGTGGATCGGCTTCGACGACCGGACCTCTTTGGGCAAGGGTGAGCAGGGCGCGAAGGCGGCGCTGCCGATGTGGATGGAGTTCATGAAGGCCGCCATCGCGGATAGGCCGGACGAGTACTTCCCCAAGGACGGCGCTCCGAAGAAGGTTCTCGCCGTGCCGGTGACTCCGGCTGGGCAGGGGGACACGCCGAGCCTGAACGAGCAGGATGAGACCGCGCCGGGCGGGCAGGTGGTGGTGCCGACGGCTCCGACGGTGAATGGGGTTCCGACGGCTCCGACGGGAAGTAAGCCAGCGGTGGAGACGCCGGAGCGGACGGGTGTTGCGCATCCTCCTCCGGCGTAG
- a CDS encoding glycosyltransferase — protein sequence MAMSPPDPISRRLSLAVGIATRGRPRVLAETIADLEQQSRQPDRIVISYAEPGDIGDAPERFPQVDFVQGPLGLTNQRNAILAALHQEDVVLFLDDDFYLEREYIHKMANLFLSRPEVVVATGRVLADGINGPGLSLEEAKAVISAHAPEEAGNSETTPVFNAYGCNMCLRMQPIREHQLRFDVQLPLYGWYEDVDFSRQLAAYGAVVLLPTACGVHLGSKSGRQSGLRLGYSQVANPVYLARKRSVPWSYAIASMMSRSLKNVVRSFAPEPYVDRRGRLRGNLMAWKDLLTGTIAPTRILNL from the coding sequence ATGGCAATGTCGCCCCCCGATCCAATCTCGAGACGCCTGAGCCTTGCCGTGGGAATCGCCACGCGCGGTCGGCCGCGGGTTCTGGCCGAGACCATCGCCGACCTGGAGCAGCAGAGCCGGCAGCCGGACCGGATCGTGATCTCCTACGCCGAGCCGGGCGATATCGGAGACGCTCCCGAGCGGTTTCCGCAGGTTGACTTCGTGCAAGGCCCGCTGGGCCTGACCAACCAGCGCAATGCCATTCTGGCCGCGCTGCATCAGGAGGACGTCGTCCTGTTTCTCGACGACGATTTCTACCTGGAGCGCGAATACATCCACAAAATGGCAAACCTTTTCCTATCGCGGCCGGAGGTGGTGGTAGCCACGGGGCGCGTGCTGGCGGACGGTATTAATGGTCCGGGGCTGAGCCTTGAGGAGGCAAAGGCCGTCATCTCCGCGCACGCGCCGGAAGAGGCTGGGAACTCCGAGACCACACCCGTTTTCAATGCCTATGGATGCAATATGTGCCTGCGGATGCAGCCCATACGGGAGCATCAACTGCGCTTCGATGTGCAGTTGCCGCTGTACGGCTGGTATGAGGATGTGGACTTTTCGCGGCAGCTTGCGGCGTACGGAGCCGTGGTGCTGCTGCCGACGGCCTGCGGGGTCCACCTGGGCTCCAAGTCCGGGCGGCAGTCGGGCCTGCGGCTGGGCTACTCCCAGGTAGCCAACCCGGTCTATCTCGCCCGGAAACGCTCGGTTCCGTGGAGCTACGCCATCGCCAGCATGATGAGCCGCTCGCTGAAGAACGTAGTGCGCAGCTTTGCACCTGAGCCCTACGTCGACCGGCGCGGGCGGCTCCGCGGCAACCTGATGGCGTGGAAAGACCTGCTGACGGGGACCATTGCCCCGACGCGCATCTTGAACTTATAA
- a CDS encoding SLBB domain-containing protein, which yields MAILPSETLGPDDLLEIMVSYCPELSRSFRVGSDGSLSLPLIHQKLMVAGLTPSQLTKVLQDTLTHENIMAEPTVNISVLEYRSRPVSVSGAVKSPLTFQATGRTTLLDAIAKAGGVSPTAGGNVVVTTKAEPVDGKVQNNVQTIAMKALLSGNQPQLNLELHGGEEIRIAEASKVFVTGDVRRPGMYPMQGDEVTTVVKAIALGEGLDTFSASEAYIYRRHDNSDNREEIKVPLSRIMSRKAPDVPLLADDILYIPTSNGKRLTSKVLSQLAGFGQSAGSGLLIYR from the coding sequence ATGGCCATTCTGCCGTCCGAGACGCTGGGCCCGGACGACCTGCTCGAGATCATGGTCTCGTACTGCCCCGAACTGAGCCGCAGCTTCCGCGTCGGCTCCGACGGCAGCCTCTCCCTCCCGCTGATTCACCAGAAGCTGATGGTGGCCGGTCTGACTCCCTCGCAACTGACCAAGGTTCTCCAGGACACGCTCACGCACGAGAACATCATGGCCGAACCGACCGTGAACATCTCGGTGCTGGAGTATAGAAGCCGCCCCGTCAGCGTCAGCGGCGCAGTCAAAAGCCCGCTGACGTTCCAGGCCACGGGCCGGACCACTCTGCTGGACGCCATCGCCAAAGCCGGCGGCGTCAGCCCGACCGCGGGCGGCAACGTGGTCGTCACCACCAAGGCCGAGCCCGTGGACGGCAAGGTGCAGAACAACGTGCAGACCATCGCGATGAAGGCACTGCTTAGCGGCAACCAGCCCCAGCTCAACCTGGAGCTGCACGGCGGTGAAGAGATTCGCATCGCAGAAGCCAGCAAGGTGTTTGTGACCGGGGACGTACGGCGTCCCGGCATGTACCCCATGCAGGGCGACGAAGTAACGACCGTAGTGAAAGCGATTGCTCTCGGTGAAGGGCTGGACACCTTCAGTGCCAGTGAAGCCTACATCTATCGCCGCCACGACAACAGTGACAACCGTGAGGAGATCAAGGTGCCGCTCAGCCGGATCATGAGCCGCAAAGCGCCTGATGTACCTCTTCTGGCCGATGACATTCTCTACATCCCGACCAGTAACGGAAAACGCTTGACCAGCAAGGTACTCAGTCAGCTAGCAGGTTTCGGCCAAAGCGCGGGCAGTGGATTACTCATCTACCGCTAG
- a CDS encoding S41 family peptidase has translation MPKSSKILLLVVSVVLVLTVFVGARATGVNAASEPQEGAYRQINVYSEVLHHIQSDYVVEPDINAVTNGALRGLLESLDADSSYMSPDDYKVYKAAKAGKAQVGINVSKRFGYATVVSVVPNSPAAKQNLSDGDIIEAIGSLDTRDLSLATIQMLLEGQPGTELTISVVRPRKATPDKVTMTRTIVALPPVADSMYENASILYLKPGVLDHDHVTQVEVKLKSMSKFGNKKVLLDLRDVAAGDMGEATRLANFFLKSGTIATLEGQKVEKVVYTADAAKAIAPTAPMVVLVNRGTAGPGELVAGALLDDKRADLVGEKTFGEGAQQKTFELPDGAALILSVAKYESPSGKKLQDDGVTPGTLVAGPIPDIDDNDDDDDAPVQPPTTPGAPTTPTVKPTVVPAVKTSIQVDDQLTKALDMLKTKAA, from the coding sequence ATGCCCAAGAGCTCGAAGATCCTGCTGCTGGTTGTCTCGGTTGTACTGGTGTTGACCGTATTTGTAGGAGCCAGGGCGACCGGCGTCAACGCGGCCAGCGAACCGCAGGAGGGCGCTTACCGGCAGATCAACGTCTATAGCGAGGTGCTGCACCACATCCAGTCGGACTACGTGGTGGAGCCGGACATCAACGCCGTGACCAACGGCGCGCTGCGCGGGCTGCTCGAGTCGCTGGACGCGGATTCCAGCTATATGTCTCCCGACGACTATAAGGTGTACAAGGCCGCCAAGGCGGGCAAGGCGCAGGTGGGCATCAATGTCTCCAAGCGCTTCGGCTACGCCACGGTGGTCTCGGTGGTGCCGAACTCTCCGGCCGCCAAGCAGAACCTCAGCGACGGCGACATTATTGAGGCGATCGGATCGCTGGACACGCGCGACCTGTCGCTGGCGACGATCCAGATGCTGCTCGAAGGCCAGCCCGGCACGGAGCTGACGATCTCGGTGGTGCGCCCGCGCAAGGCCACGCCGGACAAGGTGACGATGACCCGCACCATCGTGGCGCTGCCGCCGGTGGCGGATTCGATGTACGAGAACGCCTCGATCCTCTACCTGAAGCCCGGCGTGCTCGACCACGACCATGTGACCCAGGTCGAGGTCAAGCTCAAGTCGATGTCGAAGTTTGGGAATAAGAAGGTGCTGCTGGACCTGCGCGACGTAGCCGCTGGTGACATGGGCGAGGCGACGCGGCTGGCGAACTTCTTCCTCAAGTCGGGCACGATTGCGACCCTCGAGGGCCAGAAGGTCGAGAAGGTCGTCTACACCGCCGACGCCGCCAAGGCCATCGCTCCCACCGCGCCGATGGTGGTGCTGGTGAACCGCGGCACGGCCGGCCCGGGCGAGCTGGTGGCCGGAGCGTTGCTCGACGACAAGCGCGCGGACCTGGTGGGCGAGAAGACCTTCGGCGAGGGCGCGCAGCAGAAGACCTTCGAGCTGCCCGACGGAGCGGCGCTGATCCTCTCGGTGGCCAAGTACGAGTCGCCCTCGGGCAAGAAGCTGCAGGACGACGGCGTGACCCCGGGAACACTGGTAGCCGGGCCGATTCCGGACATCGATGACAACGACGATGACGACGACGCTCCTGTCCAGCCGCCGACGACCCCCGGCGCTCCGACCACGCCGACGGTGAAGCCCACGGTGGTTCCTGCGGTCAAGACCTCCATCCAGGTTGACGATCAGCTTACCAAGGCGCTGGACATGCTGAAGACCAAAGCCGCCTAA
- a CDS encoding bifunctional riboflavin kinase/FMN adenylyltransferase, translating to MTMQIFRSLSELTPDFGSVVATIGNFDGVHCGHRWVIDQVTARARSLGLRSLALTFDPHPVRVLRPEAPHSVITPLAQKLDLLASTGLDATLVLPFTLELSRTSARDFAGQILARALRAVEVHEGENFRFGFGAAAGIDGLTELGREFGFAVQCYSPHLLRREPVSSSRIRKLIGAGDVSGARALLGRPFAVRSTPASGRGYGTRYTVPTINLAPYPELLPANGVYITELNVAGEAFEAVTNVGNRPTFGADSFTVESHLLNFHPIELAEDTPLELSFLHRLREEKRWPTPEALREQIGHDVRRAKRFFALRALKTKTP from the coding sequence ATGACCATGCAGATCTTCCGTTCTCTCTCAGAACTTACCCCTGACTTCGGCTCCGTCGTCGCCACCATCGGCAACTTCGACGGCGTACACTGCGGCCACCGCTGGGTCATCGACCAGGTAACCGCCCGCGCCCGCTCGCTCGGCCTGCGCTCGCTCGCGCTCACTTTCGATCCGCACCCGGTCCGCGTGCTGCGCCCCGAGGCTCCGCACTCAGTCATCACGCCGCTGGCCCAGAAGCTCGATCTGCTGGCCTCGACCGGCCTCGACGCCACGCTCGTCCTGCCCTTTACGCTGGAGCTATCCCGCACCTCGGCCCGCGACTTCGCCGGGCAGATCCTGGCCCGCGCCCTCCGCGCCGTGGAGGTCCACGAGGGCGAGAACTTCCGCTTCGGCTTCGGCGCTGCCGCCGGAATCGACGGGCTGACCGAGCTGGGCCGCGAGTTCGGCTTCGCGGTGCAGTGCTACTCGCCGCACCTTCTGCGGCGCGAGCCGGTCTCTTCGAGCCGCATCCGTAAGCTCATCGGCGCAGGAGATGTCAGCGGGGCGAGGGCGCTGCTGGGTCGTCCCTTTGCAGTCCGCAGCACGCCCGCCTCTGGACGCGGCTACGGCACGCGCTACACCGTCCCCACCATTAATCTCGCTCCCTATCCGGAGCTGCTGCCCGCCAACGGCGTCTACATCACCGAGCTGAACGTTGCAGGTGAAGCCTTTGAGGCCGTCACCAACGTCGGCAACCGCCCCACCTTTGGGGCCGACTCCTTTACGGTCGAGTCGCACCTGCTCAACTTCCACCCCATCGAGCTGGCCGAGGATACACCGCTTGAGCTGAGCTTCTTGCACCGGCTCCGCGAAGAGAAGCGGTGGCCCACGCCGGAGGCTCTGCGGGAGCAGATCGGGCATGATGTTCGGCGGGCTAAGAGGTTCTTTGCCTTGCGGGCTCTAAAAACAAAAACGCCCTAA